A single genomic interval of Gloeocapsopsis sp. IPPAS B-1203 harbors:
- a CDS encoding Gfo/Idh/MocA family oxidoreductase, giving the protein MIIIDSALKARAEAGKPIRVGMIGSGFMGRGIANQIINSVPGMELVAIANRNVEKAQRAYNEAGIDNVQFVNSTTQLEDAIASNNYAITD; this is encoded by the coding sequence GTGATCATAATAGACAGCGCACTAAAAGCAAGAGCAGAAGCAGGAAAGCCAATCCGTGTGGGCATGATCGGCTCAGGATTCATGGGACGCGGAATAGCCAACCAAATCATCAACTCAGTTCCAGGTATGGAACTCGTAGCGATTGCCAACCGCAACGTCGAAAAAGCGCAACGCGCCTACAACGAAGCTGGAATAGACAACGTCCAATTCGTCAACAGCACCACTCAGCTCGAAGACGCAATTGCATCCAACAACTATGCCATCACTGATG